One Deltaproteobacteria bacterium genomic window carries:
- a CDS encoding DegQ family serine endoprotease: MLCKPSRSTCMKALGVCAVLLAVIALAGGFSRPPLNASTQPAATEPRPVNTIVNLVKQVSPAVVNITAKGDTQAASMSERFGHQLPEAWRKFFEAPPFSMPNPFGTPEAPSRPRRSRSFGSGVIIDGKGLILTNHHVVSGRENMTITVTLSDDNEFEGEIIGTDEKTDIALIRINPGYNLPTVPLGNSDSLEIGEGVLAIGNPFGLDRTVTSGIVSAKGRRIGAGPYDNFIQTDASINPGNSGGPLINHRGEVVGINTAIYSRGGGNVGIGFAIPINLVKEVLPGLRSDGRVTRGWLGVSLQKVTPLLAESLGIGEARGALVAEVLPDTPAQEAGFKVGDVIVEFDRQPVKASGDLPIIVARTPVGKAVDVKVVRDGDERMLRVEIGELLDEKAVGAVEQGSDLGLTVVEVTDNVAKRFSLKRAAGVLVTGVKPGSPADQAGLRRGDVILEMNRTAIPNLAAYKKALESLDKGGNALFLVQRGDARRFFVARG; the protein is encoded by the coding sequence ATGCTCTGTAAACCGTCTCGTTCCACATGCATGAAGGCGTTGGGCGTGTGCGCGGTGTTGCTCGCCGTGATCGCCCTGGCCGGCGGGTTCAGCCGTCCGCCTCTCAACGCATCGACACAGCCCGCGGCCACGGAACCGCGGCCCGTGAACACCATCGTCAATCTGGTCAAGCAGGTGAGCCCCGCGGTGGTCAACATCACCGCCAAGGGCGATACCCAGGCAGCCAGCATGTCCGAACGCTTCGGCCATCAGTTGCCCGAGGCGTGGCGCAAGTTCTTCGAGGCGCCGCCGTTCTCCATGCCCAACCCCTTCGGGACGCCCGAGGCCCCTTCCCGGCCGAGAAGGAGCCGCTCCTTCGGTTCCGGCGTGATCATCGACGGGAAAGGCCTGATCCTGACCAACCACCACGTGGTCAGCGGCCGGGAGAACATGACCATCACCGTCACCCTCTCCGACGATAACGAGTTCGAGGGGGAAATCATCGGCACGGACGAAAAGACCGACATCGCCCTGATCCGCATCAACCCCGGCTACAACCTGCCGACGGTGCCGCTGGGGAATTCCGACAGTCTGGAGATCGGTGAGGGCGTGCTCGCCATCGGCAACCCGTTCGGCCTCGACCGTACGGTGACGTCGGGTATCGTCAGCGCCAAGGGACGGCGCATCGGCGCCGGGCCCTACGACAACTTCATCCAGACCGACGCCTCCATCAACCCGGGCAACTCCGGCGGCCCCCTGATCAACCATCGCGGGGAGGTGGTGGGCATCAACACCGCCATCTACAGCCGCGGCGGGGGCAACGTGGGTATCGGCTTCGCCATCCCCATCAACCTGGTCAAGGAGGTGCTGCCGGGGCTCCGGAGCGACGGCCGGGTCACGCGCGGCTGGCTGGGCGTCTCGCTGCAAAAGGTGACGCCCCTCTTGGCGGAATCCTTGGGCATCGGTGAAGCGCGCGGCGCGCTCGTGGCCGAAGTGCTGCCGGACACGCCCGCGCAAGAAGCCGGGTTCAAGGTGGGTGACGTCATCGTGGAGTTCGACCGGCAGCCGGTCAAGGCATCCGGGGATCTTCCGATCATCGTCGCCCGAACCCCCGTGGGCAAGGCCGTGGACGTGAAGGTCGTGCGTGACGGCGACGAGCGCATGCTCCGGGTCGAGATCGGCGAGTTGCTGGACGAAAAGGCCGTGGGGGCCGTGGAACAAGGCTCCGACCTGGGACTGACCGTCGTAGAGGTGACCGACAACGTCGCCAAACGGTTCTCCCTGAAGCGTGCCGCGGGCGTGCTGGTGACCGGAGTCAAGCCGGGCAGTCCCGCGGACCAGGCGGGGTTGCGCCGGGGAGACGTGATCCTGGAGATGAACCGGACGGCCATCCCCAACTTGGCGGCCTACAAGAAGGCGCTGGAGTCGCTCGACAAGGGCGGCAACGCGCTGTTTCTCGTGCAACGCGGCGACGCCAGGCGATTCTTCGTCGCCAGGGGCTGA
- a CDS encoding RidA family protein, with translation MSAEERLKELNLSLPPTPRPMANYVSAVRTGSLLYLAGHGPLGDDGKAIFHGKLGRDLTVEQGYQAARQTALNTLVTLRAQLGSLDRVRRIVKVLGMVNADPEFHKTPQVINGFSDLLVEVFGESIGKHARSAVGMVTLPNGIPVEIESIYEVE, from the coding sequence ATGAGTGCCGAAGAACGTCTGAAGGAGCTGAACCTGAGCCTGCCGCCCACCCCGCGCCCCATGGCCAACTACGTCAGCGCGGTGCGGACAGGCTCGCTGCTGTACCTCGCCGGACACGGACCCCTGGGTGACGACGGCAAGGCCATCTTCCACGGCAAGCTGGGGCGCGACCTGACCGTGGAACAAGGCTACCAAGCCGCGCGCCAGACGGCGCTCAACACCCTGGTCACCCTCCGGGCGCAGCTCGGCAGCCTCGACCGCGTTCGCCGCATCGTCAAGGTGCTGGGCATGGTCAACGCCGATCCCGAGTTCCACAAGACCCCGCAGGTGATCAACGGTTTCTCCGACCTGCTGGTGGAGGTGTTCGGCGAGAGCATCGGCAAGCACGCCCGCTCCGCGGTGGGCATGGTGACGCTCCCCAACGGGATTCCGGTCGAGATCGAGTCCATCTACGAGGTCGAATGA
- a CDS encoding ATP-binding protein: MKRASLVPYFLASVLLLAGLFSLYVFYESRWLEEELVRQVKVKALALTRTMETSAKKSIKGNALIEELVRQRLLDNARLIDRLLTANAPAPLVQRISTINQLHKVELLDLQGRPWVSHTGTAPPDVEGLLAELRERWSSQESTVHIWGRLWSQPRGQAPTLPQHEFWEDSVFGVALEARSFPGFIAIHADAAYMLKLQREIGVQRQIQDLGRQEGIHHLALLDNDFTVLAHTDAALAGNRMVDDLSARARVTDRSAHRIVDTEEGGRRYELVKPVRLDGDPMGFLRIGVSMDVVDAAWWKSLWSMVGLGCGILGLGVLGFAAILYNQRFHMQEIKALEAEVDRREHLSMMGNLAATVAHEVRNPLNAISMGLQRLKGEFQPTQDEGEYSRFIELMRAEVHRLNAIVEEFLTLARPLNIKPDLVKVDQLLKDLTTLTGGDAESSGVEIAVVHHGPRPVVKADPDYLKQVLLNLILNGLQAMPEGGKLTIETSIRDGKMRLSVSDTGVGIAKENQARIFEPYFTTKSEGSGLGLPIARRIVESHGGTIEVTSQTDAGTRFDIVLPLDHTLT; encoded by the coding sequence ATGAAACGCGCTTCGCTGGTACCCTACTTCCTCGCCTCTGTCCTGCTGCTCGCGGGGCTTTTCTCTCTCTACGTGTTCTACGAGAGCCGCTGGCTCGAGGAAGAGTTGGTGCGACAGGTGAAGGTCAAGGCACTGGCCCTCACCCGCACCATGGAGACCAGCGCCAAGAAGTCCATCAAGGGAAACGCGCTGATCGAGGAGCTGGTGCGGCAGCGGCTGTTGGACAACGCGCGCCTGATCGACCGGCTGCTCACCGCCAACGCACCCGCGCCGCTGGTGCAGCGCATCAGCACCATCAACCAACTGCACAAGGTCGAACTCCTCGACCTTCAGGGACGGCCCTGGGTATCGCACACCGGAACCGCACCCCCCGACGTCGAGGGCCTCCTGGCCGAGTTGCGCGAACGGTGGTCGAGCCAGGAATCCACGGTGCACATCTGGGGCCGGCTCTGGTCCCAGCCGCGGGGACAGGCGCCCACTCTCCCGCAGCACGAGTTCTGGGAAGACAGCGTGTTCGGCGTCGCGCTTGAAGCGCGCAGCTTCCCGGGATTCATCGCCATTCACGCGGACGCCGCCTACATGCTGAAGCTGCAGCGCGAGATCGGCGTGCAGCGCCAGATCCAGGACCTCGGGCGGCAGGAAGGCATCCACCACCTGGCGCTCCTGGACAACGACTTCACCGTGCTCGCCCATACCGACGCGGCGCTGGCCGGGAACCGGATGGTGGACGACCTGAGCGCACGGGCGCGCGTCACCGATCGCTCGGCCCATCGGATCGTGGACACGGAGGAGGGTGGGCGGCGCTATGAGCTGGTGAAGCCGGTGCGGCTGGATGGCGACCCCATGGGCTTTCTCAGGATCGGCGTGTCCATGGACGTGGTGGACGCGGCGTGGTGGAAGAGCCTCTGGTCCATGGTGGGCCTGGGATGCGGCATCCTGGGGCTGGGCGTGCTCGGATTCGCGGCGATCCTCTACAACCAACGCTTCCACATGCAGGAGATCAAGGCGCTGGAAGCGGAAGTGGACCGGCGCGAGCACCTGTCCATGATGGGCAACCTGGCGGCCACGGTGGCCCACGAGGTGCGCAATCCGCTGAACGCCATCTCCATGGGGTTGCAGCGCCTCAAGGGGGAGTTTCAGCCGACGCAGGACGAGGGCGAATACAGCCGCTTCATCGAGTTGATGCGCGCCGAGGTACACCGCCTCAATGCCATCGTCGAGGAGTTCCTGACGCTGGCGCGGCCGTTGAACATAAAGCCGGACCTCGTCAAGGTCGACCAGTTGTTGAAGGACCTCACCACCCTGACCGGAGGCGACGCCGAGTCCTCCGGGGTGGAGATCGCGGTGGTGCATCACGGCCCGCGACCGGTGGTCAAGGCCGACCCGGACTACCTCAAGCAAGTGCTCCTGAACCTCATTCTCAACGGCCTCCAGGCCATGCCCGAGGGAGGCAAGCTGACCATCGAGACATCGATTCGCGACGGCAAGATGCGGCTCTCGGTGAGCGACACCGGCGTGGGTATCGCAAAGGAGAACCAGGCACGCATATTCGAGCCGTACTTCACCACGAAGTCCGAAGGCTCCGGATTGGGGCTCCCCATCGCTCGAAGGATCGTGGAGAGCCATGGCGGCACCATCGAGGTGACCAGCCAGACCGACGCGGGCACGCGGTTCGACATCGTTCTTCCGCTCGATCATACACTGACTTGA